The segment GGCCGTTCGCTTCATCAGGCCAAGCGTGCGGCTGTTGATGAGGCCCGCCGTATCGGGCGTCAGCGGACAGTGAAGCGTAACGGCATCGGAGACGGACAGCAGTTCTTCCAGCGACACGAACTTCACGCCCGGCGCTTCCTCCGGCGCTCTCGGCGTGCGCGTATGTACGACGACCTCCATGCCGAAGGCGCGGGCGACCTCCGCCACCTGGCGGCCGATGCTGCCGTAGCCGACGATGCCCAGCGTGCGTCCCGCCAGCTCGAACAGCGGGTAGTTGGCGAAGTGAAAATCGGCGCAGCGGCTCCACTGGCCCGCATGGACGGCATCGCTGTGCAATTGGACGTGATGGCAAAACTCCAGCAGGAAAGCGAAAACGAGCTGAGTGACCGAGCGCGAGCTGTAATCCGGCACGTTGGTGACGACGATGCCCCGCTCGCTGGCGGCGGCCGTATCGACGATATTGTAGCCGGTCGCCAGCACTCCGATATAACGCAGCTTCGGAAGCTGCGAGAGAACGGCGGCGTCCAGCGGAACCTTGTTCGTCAGGATCGCTTCGGCATCCGCCGCCCGCTCAATAATCTGCCCGGCAGGCGTGCGGTCATAGACCGTCAGCGTTCCCAGCTTTTCAAATTCGGACCAGGACAAATCGCCCGGATTCGCGGTATACCCGTCCAAAACGACGATCTTCATCGCTATCGGTTCTCCTCCGTATGCAAAATGCGGGAAGGCGCAGGGGGCAGGAAGCCTTCCTGGCTGACGAACACCCGGTCCGCGCCGAACTCCGCGCACAGGCTGTCGTACACCGGCCGCCACGCCTCCGGCTCGTACCATGCCGCGAGCCCCAGCCGCGCCAGCGCCTCGCCCATGCCGAGGCGCTCGCTGCGCTTGCCGCCGCTGCCGTCGCCCATGGCGAAGCTGTCGATCGTCACGCGATCGACAACTTCGCGCAGGCGACGCGCGAACGCCTCCGTGCACGGCAGCACGGGCGAGACCGCGGCCTGCGTCGGCAGGCCGCGGTCCCGCAGCTCCCGCAGCGCCCGGAGGCGGGCGGCCAGCGGCGGCGCGGACGGGGTAAGCGCGCAGCGGATATCGTCGCGGTCGGTCTCGACCGTGACGCTGACGAGCAGCGCGACGCCGGCGTCGCGCAGGCGCGCGAGCACGTCGGCGTCACGCATGACAAGCGGGCTGCGCGTCTGCACGAACAGCGCGTCCGGCCGGGCGTCCGGCTCCGCCATAACCGCGAGCAGGGAACGGGTCAGCCGCTCGGTAGATTCGAGCGGCTGGTACGGATCGGTCGCCGACGCCATGAAGATCGTCACCGGCCCCTTCCGCTTGGCGGCGGCGATCTCGCGCTTCAGCGACTCCGGGGCGTGACGCTTCGCGTCCGCCCACGAACCCCATTCCTCGCCGCGGAACAGCGCCACCGGCATGCGCCGGACGTAGCAGTACGAGCAGCCGAACGCGCAGCCGACATACGGATTCAGCGTATGCGAATAACCCGCGAGAAAGCCGCTGGCCGGCGTCAGCCAGCGGCCGGCTTTTGCGCTTGGGCCGGACCGGCCCGCCGTCCCCTTGACGCCCATCTTTTTCGCCCTCTCCTTGCGCGCCTTCCTTCTATTCGTCCCAAATGTCCATCGACAAATAACGTTCGCCCGTGTCCGGAGCGATGCACAGCACCCGTCTGCCCCGTCCCAGCTTGCGGGCGGTCTGCAGCGCCGCCCATACGGACGCGCCCGAGGACGGTCCGAGAAGCAAGCCCTCCTGCCGGGCAAGCGCCCGCATCGTGGACAATGCGTCTTCGTCGGACACCTGCACGATATCGTCGTAGATCGAGGTGTTCAAGATCGGCGGTATGAACCCGGGGCTCGTGCCCACCAGCTTGTGGGGGCCGGGAGCGCCGCCGGACAGCACCGGCGATCCTTTGGGCTCCACGACATAAATCCGCAGCTCCGGCAAATGCCGGCGCAGCGTCTCTCCCGTGCCGGTTATCGTGCCGCCCGTGCCGGCCGTCGCGACGAAGGCGTCGAGCCGGCCGCCCGTCTGTTCGAGTATTTCGAGGGCCGTCGTGGTGCGGTGGGCGTCCGGATTGGCCGCGTTCTCGAACTGCTGGGGGATGAAACTGCCCGGAATTTCCGCCGCAAGCTCCAGCGCCCGGCGGATCGCGCCCGGCATCCGTTCCGCCGCCGGCGTCAGCTCGACCCGCGCGCCGTAGGCTCTCAAAATATGGATGCGTTCCCGCGTCATATTGTCCGGCATGACGAAGATCGCACGGTAGCCTTTCGCCGCGGCCGTCATCGCGAGGCCGATCCCCGTATTGCCGCTGGTGGGCTCGATAATCGTCGCCCCGGGCTTCAGACGCCCTTCGGCCTCCGCGCGGGCGATCATATTCGCCGCGGCGCGGTCTTTGACGCTTTTGCCCGGGTTCATGTATTCCAGCTTCACATAAACTTCCGCGTCGTCCGGCCCCGCCAGGCGGTTGAGCCTGACGGCCGGCGTGTCGCCGATCAGCTCCGTAATCGTGCGCGCCATCTTCCGCTTCATCCCGGCAGCCTTCCTCTCCTCAACGAATCCCATGACCGAAGCTTCGGGTCAGTTCTTTTCATTTTACCGAATGCCGCACGGGTCGCACAAGCCGTCAGCGCTCCCCGTTCGCCGTCCGCCGGCCCGGCAGGCGCGCGGAAACCTTCAGCCAACTTCTCATAAACCACCACGCCAGCAGAGGCGAGCTGCCGACGCCGAGCAGCATCCAGTTGACCGCGCGGGGGCCCGGTTCACGGGCGACCACCAGCAAGAAGACCGCCGTGCCGGCCAGCCGGCCGACGTTCAGCGCGATCTCCCGCAGCACGATCAGTTCGACCTTTCGCCTGGAGCTTTGCTCGTTGCGGCCGATCAGGTCGAACGCCGCCGAAGTCATCGGCACGATATAGAGCGGGTACACCGCGGCCGAGACGATGCCGAACCAGAGCAGTTTGGCGTAGTCGATCCCCCAGAAAAACGGCACGATCATCGCCACAAGCGTCACGGCGGCGAACAGCATGCCGCCCGAACGCCGGCTCGGCTTCATCCAGCGCCCCGCCGCCGCAAACGCGGCGAACGCCACCGCGGAGGTGAGCACCGAGTATTGGCCGAGGTTCAGTTCGCTCGACGTCGCGATATACACCAGCAGGCCAATCGCAAAGGCGAACACCCCTTCCCGCACCCCTTGCGCCGCAAGTGCGGGAACGACCAGCCTCCACGGATTGCCGGATTCGCGCAGTCTGCGGAACTCCGACAGCCACCGGTAAGGCTCGTCGTCATCACGCTCCCGCTTCCGCAGCATCAGGCTGCAGAGCACACCCGCGACAAATACCGCGAGAGACAAACCGAATACGATGCGGTATCCCGCGCCGTCTCCCATCCTCGCAATCAGCCATCCCGACAGCCACGGAGCCGTCATGCCGAAAAAAGCTCCCGTCAGCCCGGCGATTCCGTTGAACCGGTCGCGTGTGGCCGGGCCGGTCACTTCAAAATAAACGACGTTGAAGGCCAGCCAGAACAAACCGGCCGACAACCCCTGCATGACCCCGAGCGGCAAGATCCAATCCGCCGCCATCGGTCCGAGGCCCAGCACCGCCAGG is part of the Paenibacillus thermoaerophilus genome and harbors:
- a CDS encoding D-2-hydroxyacid dehydrogenase, translating into MKIVVLDGYTANPGDLSWSEFEKLGTLTVYDRTPAGQIIERAADAEAILTNKVPLDAAVLSQLPKLRYIGVLATGYNIVDTAAASERGIVVTNVPDYSSRSVTQLVFAFLLEFCHHVQLHSDAVHAGQWSRCADFHFANYPLFELAGRTLGIVGYGSIGRQVAEVARAFGMEVVVHTRTPRAPEEAPGVKFVSLEELLSVSDAVTLHCPLTPDTAGLINSRTLGLMKRTAFLINTARGGHIVEQDLADALNEGRIAGAGLDVLSVEPPPADHPLLGACNCWVTPHIGWATREARKRLLAVAAENLKAYLGGSPANRVNG
- a CDS encoding MFS transporter, translated to MQSIRSGWWSGLVGWWQSASDAGVWGTYGSAESRGRNKGLSTQEMLLLTVNGLFTGGNALSGTFVNVYLWKTAQKLTTIGWFALFSHLSMALTFWIAGKWVKERNKMMALRAGVAVSAAFYLAVLGLGPMAADWILPLGVMQGLSAGLFWLAFNVVYFEVTGPATRDRFNGIAGLTGAFFGMTAPWLSGWLIARMGDGAGYRIVFGLSLAVFVAGVLCSLMLRKRERDDDEPYRWLSEFRRLRESGNPWRLVVPALAAQGVREGVFAFAIGLLVYIATSSELNLGQYSVLTSAVAFAAFAAAGRWMKPSRRSGGMLFAAVTLVAMIVPFFWGIDYAKLLWFGIVSAAVYPLYIVPMTSAAFDLIGRNEQSSRRKVELIVLREIALNVGRLAGTAVFLLVVAREPGPRAVNWMLLGVGSSPLLAWWFMRSWLKVSARLPGRRTANGER
- a CDS encoding SPL family radical SAM protein, encoding MGVKGTAGRSGPSAKAGRWLTPASGFLAGYSHTLNPYVGCAFGCSYCYVRRMPVALFRGEEWGSWADAKRHAPESLKREIAAAKRKGPVTIFMASATDPYQPLESTERLTRSLLAVMAEPDARPDALFVQTRSPLVMRDADVLARLRDAGVALLVSVTVETDRDDIRCALTPSAPPLAARLRALRELRDRGLPTQAAVSPVLPCTEAFARRLREVVDRVTIDSFAMGDGSGGKRSERLGMGEALARLGLAAWYEPEAWRPVYDSLCAEFGADRVFVSQEGFLPPAPSRILHTEENR
- the cysK gene encoding cysteine synthase A, coding for MKRKMARTITELIGDTPAVRLNRLAGPDDAEVYVKLEYMNPGKSVKDRAAANMIARAEAEGRLKPGATIIEPTSGNTGIGLAMTAAAKGYRAIFVMPDNMTRERIHILRAYGARVELTPAAERMPGAIRRALELAAEIPGSFIPQQFENAANPDAHRTTTALEILEQTGGRLDAFVATAGTGGTITGTGETLRRHLPELRIYVVEPKGSPVLSGGAPGPHKLVGTSPGFIPPILNTSIYDDIVQVSDEDALSTMRALARQEGLLLGPSSGASVWAALQTARKLGRGRRVLCIAPDTGERYLSMDIWDE